From Persicobacter psychrovividus, the proteins below share one genomic window:
- a CDS encoding class I SAM-dependent methyltransferase, whose amino-acid sequence MSDLRSYGNDNKSAVQAKFDAQKIAFGPMMFQAAISLRNLGILDYLKKHKTGSQLKQISADLGVSKYGLTVLLEAGLSMEMVYVQEDQYFLTKTGLFILSDPLTKANMDFTQDVNYLGMFNLQDSIEQGKPVGLKVFGEWDTIYEGLSSLPPKVQKSWFDFDHYYSDNAFPEVLKIVFAHNVKRLLDVGGNTGKWSIQCAKYNQEVAVNILDLPGQLEMAQKNIEVNNLQDRVSGVAANLLDHSHEFPKGYDVVWMSQFLDCFSEPDIVSLLVRAKNALSDDGCVYILETYWDQQKYQASTYSLHATSLYFTALANGNSRMYHSQDMYEMVDQAGMRVVEEFQNIGISHTLLKCAKK is encoded by the coding sequence ATGAGTGATTTAAGATCCTACGGGAATGATAATAAATCAGCTGTTCAGGCTAAATTTGATGCTCAGAAAATAGCTTTCGGCCCGATGATGTTTCAGGCAGCTATATCTTTGAGAAATTTAGGTATACTTGATTATTTGAAAAAACATAAGACGGGTAGTCAACTTAAGCAGATAAGTGCCGATTTGGGCGTTTCAAAATATGGGTTGACGGTCTTGCTCGAGGCAGGTTTGAGTATGGAAATGGTCTATGTTCAAGAGGATCAATATTTCCTGACCAAAACCGGTTTATTCATCCTAAGTGACCCTTTAACCAAAGCTAATATGGACTTCACACAAGATGTGAACTATTTGGGCATGTTCAATCTTCAGGATTCTATTGAACAAGGAAAACCCGTAGGGCTGAAAGTGTTTGGTGAATGGGATACTATTTACGAAGGTTTGTCCTCATTGCCTCCGAAGGTTCAGAAGTCATGGTTTGATTTTGATCACTATTACAGTGACAATGCATTCCCGGAAGTTCTGAAAATTGTTTTTGCACATAATGTTAAACGTCTTCTTGATGTAGGAGGAAACACCGGTAAGTGGAGTATTCAATGTGCGAAATATAATCAGGAAGTCGCAGTTAATATTCTCGACTTGCCAGGGCAATTGGAGATGGCTCAAAAGAATATTGAGGTAAATAACCTTCAAGATAGAGTAAGTGGTGTTGCAGCAAATCTTCTGGATCATAGCCATGAGTTCCCTAAGGGGTATGATGTGGTCTGGATGAGTCAGTTTTTAGACTGTTTTTCAGAGCCAGACATTGTATCCTTGCTTGTTCGTGCGAAAAATGCCCTATCCGATGATGGCTGTGTTTATATCTTGGAAACGTATTGGGATCAGCAAAAATACCAGGCTTCGACCTATAGTCTTCATGCGACTTCCTTATATTTTACGGCACTGGCAAATGGCAATAGCCGAATGTATCACTCTCAGGACATGTACGAGATGGTTGATCAAGCAGGAATGAGGGTCGTTGAAGAATTCCAGAATATTGGAATATCTCATACCTTACTTAAGTGTGCTAAAAAATAA